In Nicotiana tabacum cultivar K326 chromosome 21, ASM71507v2, whole genome shotgun sequence, one DNA window encodes the following:
- the LOC107767778 gene encoding uncharacterized protein LOC107767778, producing the protein MSSHVHRRRNTTSPEEAPQGMADRYTEIVYALEKLGTKLKWPPKMRSDPNSRKSDALCEFHQERGQKIEDCIALRQGVVNMLRQGYLKEVLSDKGKITFDESDADILTFPYNDALTITLRILDTDVKRIMVDDGSGACIIHPRVLTQIKHVDKLVSRCITLTGFNNAVERMAGEVTLPILAGDMTMETTFYIMDQATAYNAIVGRPWIHPKRAIPSSLYHLIKFPTPWGIFSISGEQRTSRECYCISLESTTTQQKKEA; encoded by the exons ATGAGCTCTCATGTCCACAGAAGAAGGAACACCACCAGCCCTGAAGAAGCTCCTCAAGGCATGGCTGACAGATACACTG aaATAGTCTATGCTCTTGAGAAACTGGGAACAAAGTTAAAGTGGCCGCCAAAGATGAGATCCGATCCGAACTCTAGAAAATCCGACGCCCTCTGTGAGTTCCACCAGGAACGTGGGCAAAAAATAGAAGATTGCATTGCCCTCAGACAAGGAGTCGTAAACATGTTACGACAGGGGTACCTCAAAGAGGTATTAAGTGACAAGGGGAAAATCACCTTCGATGAGTCAGATGCCGACATTTTGACTTTCCCTTATAATGATGCCCTCACAATTACTTTACGCATTTTAGACACTGATGTCAAACGTATCATGGTGGATGATGGAAGTGGAGCAtgcattatccatccccgagtccTCACCCAAATAAAACATGTGGATAAGTTAGTGTCGCGCTGTATCACACTAactggttttaataatgcagttgagCGGATGGCAGGGGAAGTTACACTCCCCATCTTGGCCGGCGACATGACTATGGAGACGACATTCTACATCATGGATCAGGCCACCGCGTACAATGCCATagtgggacgaccatggatacatcccAAAAGAGCCATCCCCTCCAGCCTATACCATCTAATTAAATTCCCAacaccatggggaatattcagcataaGCGGAGAACAACGCACGTCCAGGGAATGTTATTGCATTTCCTTAGAGAGTACGACAACCCAACAGAAAAAAGAAGCATAG